The Vigna angularis cultivar LongXiaoDou No.4 chromosome 6, ASM1680809v1, whole genome shotgun sequence genome contains the following window.
CAAAATCTGAAATTCTGGCATTACATTGATCATCTAGAAGTATATTCTGTGGCTTTATGTCACAGTGGATGATTTGGGTACAACATTCCTCATGCAAGTAAACAAGACCTCTTGCAATCCCAGAGGCAATGTCAAATCGTTGTCTCCAATTTGCTTTCAAAGGGGTGAAAAGGAAGCTTGCTAAAGTGCCATTGCTCATAAACTCGTACACCAAAATTCTGTGTTGTCCTTCATTGCAATATCCAAGTAGACGAACCAGATTCCTATGATGAGTTTGACCTATTACATTCACTTCAGTTTGAAATTCCTTATCATTGTCTTGAAACAATTTGTCTAATTTCTTAACAGCCACACTTGTCATGTCTATTCTTCCTTTGTACACAATGCTGAAAGATCCCCTTCCCAGTTCTTCACTAAAGTTTCTTGTTGCTTCTACAAGTTCCTTGAAGGTGAAGTTACGCAAGTTTTTCCCAACAACACCATCGTTGGTTCCACCACTTTTGATCTTCTTCCGGTTGTAGGAGAAACCAAAATACATTGTACCAACCAACATTAAAATGACCAACACAGAGAAGCCCAAAAGAACTGATATCACGATGATCAAGGTATCATGatcttctttcatctttttgtttggtAAAGGAGTCAAGAGCTCATcatttttcatcaatttcatgATAGAAGTTGCATTTACTTCTTTACCTCTTCTCCCATTTGTGAGTGGTAGCTTCTTCTTCCAGCAAGAATTTCCACTGAAAGTAACCAGCACACATAAGCAATCTTGCGAACAAGATTTTGTACACTGTTCTAGAGTACAAGGACTTACTGTTTCATAATCCGATTTTGGCCAGTCAGTGTTTTGCAACTCTTTCATCATGTAATCATCTAGTGAACCCATCTGACCACCTCCTTGACAAATTACTTGGAAATTTGGTATGCAACCACCATACATGTTATTTGAATCAATTAGAGAATATTTCTCTGGGCAGTTACACATGGGTCTCTGGTCATCTTTCAGGTTGCATATGCTATTAAATCCACAAACTCCTCCACCATCTGTGAAAGTAGAATCTAGACAAATATTTTCTGGTATTGTCTTTAAAGTGACCCACTTTTGTTCTTTGTTTGGATCTTTGGGATAATATGATACAGTCAAAACTCCATCAAAATTGAGTGTTGCTTTGTAGTAGACATCATTAAAAGAGATGGTATCGTTTGATGTGCTGACATTGAACTTTTCCCCACTTTTCTTCATTACATACAAGAAGCCTGATTTATCAAATACAAATCTCTTGCCAACATTTGTTTGGTTGTTTAAATCAGCAGTACCAGTATTAAAGTAAACAGCATTACTATAGTTGCTAAGCAAATTTATAAGCTTAAGCACAAGATTCCCATCGTGTTGTAGATAAAGTTTGAACCTTCCAGTTGAGAAGTTGAGCTGTCCTTGTCGAGAAGAGAGTTCTCCACCTAACTCCATTACTTGAGTTGGAACCAATGTGTCAGTTGGATGAGTGAAACTCTCCCATAATGACACAAAATTTTGATCTAATAGTTGGAAATTTCCATCATCATTCATTTGACCAGTAAAAACTGCACTTGAGGTAAAATTTGATCTCCATAACTCTAAACCTTCCGGATTTTTTAGTACTAGTCCCCGAGAGTCGTTGAGTTCTAACTTTGATCCTATTGGAGCAAGGTTGTCTCCATTTGCATACCAAATGATGGTCCTATTTTGTATCTTGTTATACCATATAGCCAGTAAGAAAAGCTCATTAGGAAGTTGGTAGAAGCCAAATGCAAAATCACCTGAAGGAGAAAGCCACGTAGATGTCTCATTACCAGCAATGAGTGAGTCACCAACCCTTCGACTGCAGTTTATTACAAGCAAGAAACATTAGTAAGGATCTTTGAGAAACTAAACAAGTGTGCAAATCAATGCTAATTGCTAATGTACaaacatatttgtaaaaaaataaaattataattttgtttttttgttttgttgaataAAGCTTTGGAAAGTAAGGTTTGTGTAATAAGTTTTAAACAGAATTTATATTCGGTTAGTTTGTATTCTGCAGTTGTTTGGTAATTCTGGCTTACAAAAAcagaatttatctttttgtgtgGATTAACAAGAGAGTTAGAAAGAGTAGTTTGTTTTCATAGTCCTAAGACGGTCAAGACTTCAAGATGAAATGTTACAACTATGGCTAAAAAAGTTTATCatggaaattttttatttctgattACAATGAACAAAATGACATATTCGGGTCATCTTTCTCGACCAACAGGAATTATCCTATTACTACTTTAGATCAACAATCTCCTTTAACTCGTAAATAAGTGAGTGAAAGAATTGCCAAGCGTCTTTGTTGGTTTTGCGGGAAAAAATGGAATAAAGATCACAAACAAAAGTGTAGAGTATGAGGAAAGCTAAATGCTATATTTATGGCACAAGATCACATATTTGTGGTGTAGATAGTGAACAAGACATTGATCTATTTACAAATAGTTTGTATATGGTTCGGAATACATATAATGGTTTGCAAGGAATTACATGATAGCAGAACTCCAGTGGAAAGTCCTAGTATGGGGGAGGGGAGGGAGGGATCAAAGACATTTATTAGAGTTTATATTACTGAGAATTATTGTagcatatttattatttattaggtTTATTGTATAATTGATTAGTTAGTTAGCCAGTAATCTAACCTGGCATTGGTAGATGTAGGACAGAAGACAATGTTGTAGTCTACAGGATTGGGACAGGTGAAGGTGCTGGTTTGGTCGTCCAGTGGGTAGCTGTAGGCTTGCGGACATGCCGTCTTGAATATTTTGGAGTACACACTTGGTTCGCACGAGGAACGGTTCCCGACGCAACAAAAATAGTCCTCTTGGAACGCACTGCAAGGGTTCTGACATGCCACCACTTCCTCATTTCTGGTTGCCTTTAGCTCCGCCGGACACACTGCGTTCAAATCCACCACGCACCCCGTGCTCTTACAGTTGCTGCCGGAACCACTTATGGGAACAACAATCAGGGGCAGGTTGAACCCGTCCACCAAGCTCACGTCATAAAAGTCAATATCGTTGAAGCCGTCTAAACTGAACTCCACCAGCGTGTTCGGTGGAGAGCCTCCACTTCCATTACATGCTATCTTGCCAGAACTGCAGTCGCCGGTAGCACAAGAGAATTTTCCGGTTATTGAGTCGGTGGTGCAGAGTGTACGGCCCCAGATTCGACCCAGCCAATTCACGGGTACATTGACACTGGAATTTTCGCCGCTTGGAAAAACGAACCCCGTGGTTGAAAGACTGACGTTACCAGTCAGAGCTGGCCACACCGTGTAGTTGCATTGGTTGATCAAAGTCAGTTTAGCGGAATTGATCCCTGTTAATTAGGTAATGTTATGAGAATTGGATGACACCTTCAAGATTTCAAGGTTATGCAGACATTAAAATTaactgtaatttttagaaaacttGGATCGAACCTGATAAATGAAGCGTTAATGATACCAACAGTGAGAAGAACCATGTTGACTGAACCATGTTGagaatgaaaaaggaaaaaaaaatggagattATGATGAAGCGAAAATTAAGGGCCAGTTATGTAAAGAGTGTAGCTTTCTTTGAATTCATAACGTGTACGTCATGGCTTTGCATCTCTGGAATAGAGACTCGTGTTGACCTTGGATATCATAAAGTTGATTGTAGCCTTGCATCTCTGGAATAGAGACTTTGTGCTCCTGAACGTCCTTTTTGGTCTAGTAGCACATGCCAGACACTGTTGTATTTATGAAACTTATACAAGCATTAAATCTTATAATCAACAGCAGTTTTGATATTCTTAGTCTTTgggaaaaattaataatattccTTAATCATGGGGAAACATTAATAATCAATTTGAATTGGTCTCTAATCCTCTCTTTGTAAAGTATTTTTAGTTCATTTTGCattttatatgaaaacaaagaaaagaaactgaaaTGATAAGTGTGTTTATAGATAGAGATTTAGATAACTTATgactattattttctttagttttaataattataatttgattttaatttttcataacataatcatatttacttaattatattactttataaaattgattaataaaatataataaccttttatatattataaaattgattaatatattatgttatgaaaaatatatatatgcagTCCAAATTGATAAGAGACACACCTATAGAGTATCATCCTACATATACTTCATATCAATATTTCAaggtttaatagttttttttgtccttagattttcttatttttctcaattacatcttttcttttaaaagtgtgtcaaattagttttcatttaataaattttgcgTCAATattgtcccttccgttaaatacgcACAACAgcgttaaattttttttctctctcctctggtTCTCTGCAACACTACAGactttctatttcttttgtcaGATTCTCTCTCCTCTTATTCTCTCATGTCACACACCCTACACATCTTTtcatctctttcttctttcatttacACTTCCTCACTTTATAAACACCAATCCAGTGCCCAAAGTTACGTAATCATTCCCATGCAAAATCACACACTCCCTCCCTCCTTGTTGCATTGGTCCGAGAATTCCACTCATTCCAATTTTCCTTCCATCATTCACCAACATTATCACACTACTCACTGAACATAACATTccacacttattttttttcctagttaccatcttattttctt
Protein-coding sequences here:
- the LOC108341068 gene encoding G-type lectin S-receptor-like serine/threonine-protein kinase LECRK3, yielding MVQSTWFFSLLVSLTLHLSGINSAKLTLINQCNYTVWPALTGNVSLSTTGFVFPSGENSSVNVPVNWLGRIWGRTLCTTDSITGKFSCATGDCSSGKIACNGSGGSPPNTLVEFSLDGFNDIDFYDVSLVDGFNLPLIVVPISGSGSNCKSTGCVVDLNAVCPAELKATRNEEVVACQNPCSAFQEDYFCCVGNRSSCEPSVYSKIFKTACPQAYSYPLDDQTSTFTCPNPVDYNIVFCPTSTNASRRVGDSLIAGNETSTWLSPSGDFAFGFYQLPNELFLLAIWYNKIQNRTIIWYANGDNLAPIGSKLELNDSRGLVLKNPEGLELWRSNFTSSAVFTGQMNDDGNFQLLDQNFVSLWESFTHPTDTLVPTQVMELGGELSSRQGQLNFSTGRFKLYLQHDGNLVLKLINLLSNYSNAVYFNTGTADLNNQTNVGKRFVFDKSGFLYVMKKSGEKFNVSTSNDTISFNDVYYKATLNFDGVLTVSYYPKDPNKEQKWVTLKTIPENICLDSTFTDGGGVCGFNSICNLKDDQRPMCNCPEKYSLIDSNNMYGGCIPNFQVICQGGGQMGSLDDYMMKELQNTDWPKSDYETVSPCTLEQCTKSCSQDCLCVLVTFSGNSCWKKKLPLTNGRRGKEVNATSIMKLMKNDELLTPLPNKKMKEDHDTLIIVISVLLGFSVLVILMLVGTMYFGFSYNRKKIKSGGTNDGVVGKNLRNFTFKELVEATRNFSEELGRGSFSIVYKGRIDMTSVAVKKLDKLFQDNDKEFQTEVNVIGQTHHRNLVRLLGYCNEGQHRILVYEFMSNGTLASFLFTPLKANWRQRFDIASGIARGLVYLHEECCTQIIHCDIKPQNILLDDQCNARISDFGLAKLLLINQSHTETGIRGTKGYVAPDWFRSSPITTKVDTYSFGVLLLEIICCRRNVEKELADEEKGILTDWAYDCYKSRRLDILLGNDDEAINNINSFEKFVMVALWCIHEDPSLRPTMKNVLLMLEGIVEVSKPPNPYLYSSAS